One window of Amaranthus tricolor cultivar Red isolate AtriRed21 chromosome 11, ASM2621246v1, whole genome shotgun sequence genomic DNA carries:
- the LOC130827616 gene encoding uncharacterized protein LOC130827616 gives MNISRGSGKRRRDQMGIPRRALLLGLATVMVLGIIVYFRLWIIDYQTSAGDTDLLRRQFDLAHREAMDESAEWRSRFDEERARVSQCMKELTEVKESHSKLEKDTPSVDERVETLQKENIYLLKRLESMKQELEIEKLKCKSE, from the exons ATGAACATTTCTAGAGGATCCGGTAAGAGGAGGAGAGATCAAATGGGCATTCCTAGAAGAGCTCTGCTTCTCGGGTTAGCCACTGTTATGGTATTGGGTATTATTGTTTACTTTAgattatggatcattgattaCCAGACTTCTGCTGGTGATACGGACTTGCTTAG GAGACAATTTGATCTTGCCCATAGAGAAGCAATGGACGAGTCGGCGGAGTGGAGGTCTAGGTTTGATGAAGAAAGGGCTAGAGTCTCTCAATGTATGAAGGAGCTCACTGAG GTAAAGGAATCCCATAGTAAATTGGAAAAGGACACGCCGAGTGTTGATGAAAGAGTTGAAACGCTACAAAAG GAGAACATATATTTGCTTAAGCGGTTAGAATCCATGAAGCAAGAGCTTGAAATCGAGAAGTTGAAGTGCAAGTCCGAGTAA
- the LOC130827617 gene encoding 60S ribosomal protein L12-1-like, whose protein sequence is MPPKLDPSQIVDVFVRVTGGEVGAASSLAPKIGPLGLSPKKIGEDIAKETAKDWKGLRVTVKLTVQNRQAKVTVVPSAAALVIKALKEPERDRKKTKNIKHTGNISLDDVIEIARVMRNRSMAKELKGTVKEILGTCVSVGCTVDGKDPKDLQQEITDNEVEIPEN, encoded by the coding sequence atgCCGCCAAAGTTGGACCCATCTCAGATAGTGGACGTCTTCGTCCGAGTCACCGGAGGAGAAGTTGGAGCAGCGAGTTCACTCGCTCCAAAAATCGGTCCACTCGGTCTTTCTCCAAAGAAAATAGGAGAAGACATTGCTAAGGAAACTGCAAAAGATTGGAAGGGTTTACGAGTGACTGTCAAACTTACTGTTCAGAATCGTCAAGCCAAAGTTACAGTTGTTCCGTCTGCTGCTGCATTGGTGATCAAAGCATTGAAAGAGCCAGAAAGAGACAGGAAGAAGACTAAGAATATTAAACATACTGGTAATATTTCTCTTGATGATGTTATTGAGATTGCTAGAGTTATGAGAAATAGATCCATGGCTAAAGAATTGAAAGGTACTGTTAAGGAGATTTTGGGAACTTGTGTTTCTGTGGGTTGTACTGTTGATGGTAAGGATCCTAAGGATTTGCAACAAGAAATTACTGATAATGAGGTTGAAATTCCTGAAAATTAA